A single window of Anopheles moucheti chromosome 2, idAnoMoucSN_F20_07, whole genome shotgun sequence DNA harbors:
- the LOC128298345 gene encoding uncharacterized protein LOC128298345, which yields MEHQVDSILDKIMDVPGNTGCLLANNQGLCLGVKGNASEQSAGIIVAISDLASKLDPSNSSPVISLESNDKICMIHKHGITGAIYKQKGT from the exons ATGGAACATCAAGTAGACAGCATACTGGATAAAAT CATGGACGTTCCGGGCAATACAGGATGCCTGTTAGCCAACAATCAAGGCTTGTGCCTAGGAG TGAAAGGTAATGCATCGGAACAGTCTGCCGGAATAATCGTAGCTATATCAGATTTAGCATCGAAGTTAGATCCTAGCAACAGTTCCCCGGTAATTTCATTGGAATCAAACGACAA AATATGTATGATCCACAAACACGGTATCACGGGAgcaatttacaaacaaaaaggaacaTAA